In the genome of Candidatus Nitrosotenuis sp. DW1, one region contains:
- a CDS encoding ATP-binding cassette domain-containing protein → MYSIETKSLTKVYGSGLTAVDNISFQVDEGEIFGFLGPNGAGKSTTIMILTTLLKPSSGNAYVAGYDVVSQAKKVRESIGYVQQDITVDEYLTGRENMLLQARLNHIPKNLIENRITELLELIELKDRQDEAVITYSGGMRKRLEIAGGLLHRPKVLFLDEPTVGLDIQTRQKIWEYIKKIHNEFHMSIFLTTHYMEEADRLCDRIGIMDYGKIQAIDKPQTMKNALGNEVIVFSIDDQSKKDVIIDTLKQTEFVKEVTSKDDRITVFSSKGAEVATLLFHMSSTLHIQIKSISITHPSLDDVFLSYTGRELRDESTKNYNRRKEYAKMKRLRQ, encoded by the coding sequence TTGTATTCTATAGAAACCAAATCCCTTACCAAGGTGTATGGTTCGGGACTGACTGCTGTTGATAATATCTCGTTTCAGGTAGATGAGGGTGAGATCTTTGGGTTTCTTGGACCAAACGGGGCTGGAAAAAGCACCACTATTATGATTCTGACAACCCTTCTCAAGCCAAGCTCCGGAAACGCATACGTTGCAGGATATGATGTAGTGTCACAGGCAAAAAAGGTGCGAGAAAGCATCGGTTATGTCCAGCAGGATATCACTGTGGATGAATACCTGACTGGGCGAGAAAACATGCTGCTTCAGGCACGACTAAACCACATTCCAAAAAATCTAATCGAAAACAGGATAACCGAACTACTTGAGCTAATCGAGCTAAAAGACAGGCAGGACGAGGCAGTAATAACCTATTCTGGTGGAATGAGAAAGCGACTTGAAATAGCAGGAGGGCTGCTGCATCGACCAAAGGTCTTGTTCTTAGATGAACCTACAGTAGGACTGGACATTCAAACTCGGCAAAAGATCTGGGAGTACATCAAAAAAATCCACAACGAGTTTCACATGTCGATATTTCTCACAACGCATTACATGGAAGAGGCAGACCGACTCTGTGACAGAATAGGAATCATGGACTATGGAAAGATTCAGGCAATAGACAAGCCACAAACAATGAAAAATGCGCTTGGCAACGAGGTAATTGTATTTTCAATTGACGACCAATCCAAAAAAGACGTGATAATTGACACTCTAAAACAGACCGAGTTTGTAAAAGAGGTGACATCAAAGGATGACAGGATTACCGTGTTCTCATCAAAAGGGGCGGAGGTTGCAACCCTTCTGTTTCACATGTCTTCAACACTTCACATACAGATAAAGTCGATCTCGATTACTCATCCAAGCTTGGATGATGTGTTTCTGTCGTATACGGGACGCGAACTGCGAGACGAATCTACAAAAAACTACAATCGAAGAAAAGAATATGCAAAAATGAAGAGGCTAAGGCAATGA
- a CDS encoding ABC transporter permease — protein MILYDTYTIFWRELKRYRKSRSGVLIRLIQPAIWIIVIGNTFSGTQPLIESVGFDGTYIEFMAPGVIILTAIFTSIFGGVNTLWDRRYGFMNKALTSPISRSSIALGKMLAISLIAALQASLIIGIALAIGVTFPNFWIIAPIMGIVILFSLGFSGISVIVAATAKSQETFWGVINFLGMPLFMLSPALFPLELLPDWLATVARLNPVTYTVLLVREMMTGVTEGVSAALSLGVIGIFVLSMIGLASYVFTREVNKPF, from the coding sequence ATGATTCTATACGATACCTATACCATATTCTGGCGTGAGCTAAAGAGATATAGAAAATCCAGGAGCGGCGTCCTGATAAGGCTGATTCAGCCTGCCATCTGGATCATAGTGATAGGAAACACGTTTTCAGGAACACAACCGCTCATCGAGTCCGTCGGATTTGACGGAACGTACATCGAGTTCATGGCACCTGGCGTGATAATTCTTACCGCCATTTTTACTTCTATATTTGGAGGAGTCAACACACTGTGGGACAGAAGATATGGGTTCATGAACAAGGCCTTAACTTCACCAATATCTAGATCATCTATCGCATTAGGAAAGATGCTTGCAATATCATTAATTGCTGCACTTCAGGCTAGCCTCATAATTGGAATCGCGCTTGCAATCGGAGTCACATTTCCTAATTTCTGGATAATTGCGCCAATAATGGGGATTGTAATTTTGTTTTCGCTCGGGTTCTCAGGAATATCTGTAATCGTTGCAGCCACTGCAAAATCCCAGGAGACATTCTGGGGCGTGATTAATTTCCTTGGCATGCCACTTTTTATGCTTAGTCCTGCACTTTTTCCACTTGAGCTTTTGCCCGACTGGCTTGCTACTGTAGCAAGACTAAATCCAGTTACGTACACAGTCCTGCTTGTGCGGGAGATGATGACTGGCGTCACCGAGGGTGTATCCGCTGCGCTTAGCCTTGGAGTGATTGGGATCTTCGTCCTGTCGATGATTGGCTTGGCAAGCTATGTCTTCACGCGTGAGGTCAACAAGCCGTTTTAA
- a CDS encoding HYR domain-containing protein has protein sequence MAAGNYPFVSTWGKQGLTTSGAFTFPQYAAVDETGNVYVTDLGNSRVQKFDNDGSYLHSWGSMGSGSKEFHSIAGIAVKNNYVYVVDHDLNSVKKFDISGNFIKSWNSGGTDATKLKLPNDIAVSKDNSVYVVDTGNSRVLKFDSDGKFLLTIGSSGTGDGQFLTPLGIATDGSGNVYVSDSGNNKIDKFTSDGAFVKKFTASSGGIKISPDGLAIDSSGNIIVADTPNNRVVVLDSDGKTVTTFGKTGTGNSQFKMVKDVTLDSDGDLFVVDSSNHRIQKFGSADPIMNNTVQTTQTQTTQTQTTQTQAVKQIVGDTKKPTINPPKDIYVEATGGLTPVSLGKAAANDESGIKSLTNNAPLEFPLGITTVIWTAIDGSGNMGMATQTVTVGDSTPPVINALSDIVSEAQGAQNPVDLGNPTVTDSVGVMSITNDAPESFPLGETIVTWTAIDVAKNEATATQLVTIIDTKAPKIKAPAAITAEASSFDQTQVNLGEPVVTDNSEISSITNDAPEFFHLGETIVTWTAADIAGNVATSTQKVTIIDTSAPIIAPLSDITAEAVSALTPVDLVLPNATDVQPITFTNDAPESFPIGQTKITWTAFDSSGNNSTATQTVSVVDTTAPVLTVPENITQEATGSTGNIVALGQPITQDISEVSSVINNAPSDYPFGSTMVTWTATDKYGNSASGNQNVTIIDTTKPSLSAPADVTVEATSITQNVVTLGEPQVSDLVGVESVTSDSPESFPLGQTTITWTARDTSGNVETATQIISVVDTVAPQIILPQDITQEATGPNGTEISVGQATANDVIGVESLTNDSPNVFNLGLTQVTWTAKDSSGNISTAIQNVTITDTTAPTIVAPSDVTAEATSATDNTVSLLTPEVRDIVSQVTVTNDAPESFPLGETIVTWTATDESGNIATVPQKVVIVDTTAPTITTPSDITLEATSKSDNTVLLETPVATDNVGMSSVTNDAPDTFQVGETIVTWTATDSSGLISTVQQKINVVDTTIPIISVSDITLEATSEHDNSVDLGNVKADDLVEIISLTSDAPQVFSLGVTTITWTATDSSGNTATATQKITITDTTMPSIIAPSDITLEAASSDGNIVSLGDATASDAVLVSSVTNDAPEKFPLGETTVTWTATDSSGNTATATQKITITDTTMPSIIAPSDITLEAASSDGNIVSLGDATASDAVLVSSVTNDAPEKFPLGETTVTWTATDSSGNTATAVQKITVIDTTAPTIATPSDITLEATSKSDNVVLLETPIATDSVGVANITNDAPELFPVGETLVTWTASDASENVNTVTQKVIVVDTVPPKFAKLSDVTVEATSNDNNLVSLMVPQVSDILDIISLTNDAPEKFPLGETTVTWTATDESGNASTATQKVSVIDTTIPTIMAPADVTMEATSASDNVVQLGNAQASDAVMVSSVTNDAPEKFPLGETTVTWTATDSSGNQSTITQKVTIIDTTAPKITAIDSIVSEATSLADNIVSLTAPVADDSVSQVKITNDAPEKFPLGETTVTWTATDESGNASTAAQKVVIVDTTAPKLSIPDNIVIDAVSLTTLVTVGTPSVTDLTDITPKVTNDAPESFPLGKTTIIWTAVDSFGNEISQTQTVEVNACGKPESSYNVMIGKEIDDILVGTGLADLIIGLGGDDIIFGEKGNDCILAGDGDDIVYGNEGSDSVNGADGSDVVKGQSGDDILIGGNGVDVIDGGDDNDSCSTTQNSEDDVIIKCES, from the coding sequence TTGGCGGCGGGAAATTACCCATTTGTAAGCACGTGGGGCAAGCAAGGCCTGACAACTAGCGGCGCCTTTACGTTTCCACAATATGCGGCAGTGGATGAGACAGGAAACGTCTACGTGACTGATCTTGGAAACTCACGAGTCCAGAAATTTGACAATGATGGCTCGTACCTCCATTCTTGGGGCTCAATGGGGTCAGGATCAAAAGAGTTTCATTCTATTGCTGGAATTGCAGTGAAAAACAATTATGTCTATGTGGTGGATCATGATCTAAATTCTGTTAAAAAATTTGACATTTCTGGAAACTTTATCAAATCTTGGAATTCTGGAGGAACCGATGCTACAAAGCTTAAACTTCCAAACGATATCGCAGTATCAAAGGATAACTCTGTGTATGTTGTGGATACTGGAAACTCACGAGTCTTAAAATTTGACTCTGATGGCAAATTCTTGCTAACCATAGGATCAAGTGGCACAGGTGACGGACAGTTCCTTACTCCGCTTGGAATAGCAACTGATGGATCAGGAAACGTCTATGTGTCTGACTCTGGAAACAACAAGATAGACAAATTCACATCAGATGGTGCGTTTGTCAAAAAATTCACTGCCTCATCTGGCGGAATTAAAATATCACCTGATGGCTTGGCAATAGACTCTTCTGGAAATATCATAGTTGCCGATACTCCAAACAATAGAGTAGTCGTGCTGGATTCTGATGGAAAGACTGTAACTACCTTTGGAAAAACTGGCACCGGAAATTCTCAATTTAAAATGGTAAAAGACGTCACACTGGATTCAGATGGCGACTTGTTTGTGGTGGACTCTAGCAACCACCGAATACAAAAGTTTGGTTCTGCAGATCCTATTATGAATAATACTGTTCAGACCACACAAACACAAACTACCCAAACACAAACCACACAAACACAAGCCGTAAAACAAATCGTAGGCGATACCAAAAAGCCCACTATCAATCCACCAAAGGACATCTATGTGGAGGCAACAGGAGGATTGACTCCAGTATCGCTAGGAAAGGCTGCTGCAAATGACGAAAGCGGAATTAAATCGCTTACAAACAACGCTCCGTTAGAATTCCCGCTTGGTATTACCACAGTAATCTGGACTGCGATTGACGGTTCTGGAAACATGGGGATGGCTACTCAGACTGTCACCGTTGGCGATTCTACCCCTCCTGTGATTAATGCTTTATCCGATATAGTGTCTGAAGCGCAAGGTGCGCAAAACCCAGTAGATCTTGGTAATCCTACGGTAACTGATTCAGTAGGAGTAATGAGCATAACAAACGACGCCCCTGAATCATTTCCACTAGGTGAGACAATAGTTACGTGGACTGCAATAGACGTTGCAAAAAACGAGGCAACTGCAACCCAGTTGGTTACGATAATTGATACCAAGGCACCAAAAATCAAAGCGCCAGCTGCAATAACTGCAGAAGCATCAAGCTTTGATCAAACCCAGGTAAATCTAGGAGAACCTGTAGTCACTGACAATAGCGAAATTTCATCAATCACAAACGACGCCCCTGAATTTTTCCATCTAGGTGAGACTATAGTTACATGGACTGCGGCAGACATTGCAGGAAACGTAGCAACTTCTACTCAAAAAGTTACCATAATTGACACCTCTGCGCCGATAATTGCTCCCCTAAGTGACATTACAGCAGAAGCAGTATCAGCATTAACCCCTGTCGACCTTGTTCTACCAAATGCAACTGACGTACAACCAATCACATTTACAAACGACGCACCAGAATCATTCCCAATAGGTCAAACAAAAATAACTTGGACTGCATTTGACTCATCTGGAAATAATTCTACCGCAACTCAAACTGTTTCTGTAGTTGATACCACTGCGCCTGTCCTAACTGTTCCAGAAAATATCACACAAGAGGCAACTGGATCTACTGGAAATATCGTTGCACTAGGCCAGCCTATAACGCAGGACATTTCCGAAGTATCATCTGTCATAAACAATGCACCATCTGATTATCCGTTTGGCAGTACAATGGTCACATGGACTGCGACAGACAAATATGGAAATTCTGCATCTGGAAACCAAAATGTTACCATAATTGATACTACAAAGCCAAGTCTGTCTGCTCCGGCAGATGTCACGGTTGAAGCAACAAGCATAACACAAAATGTTGTTACTTTGGGTGAGCCGCAGGTCTCTGACCTCGTAGGTGTGGAATCAGTCACAAGCGATTCTCCTGAGTCGTTTCCTCTTGGACAGACAACCATCACTTGGACTGCGAGGGACACGTCAGGGAATGTAGAAACTGCAACCCAAATAATATCTGTAGTTGACACCGTTGCACCCCAAATCATTCTGCCTCAGGACATAACACAGGAGGCAACCGGACCTAATGGCACCGAAATATCTGTTGGACAGGCAACTGCAAACGATGTCATTGGTGTGGAATCTCTTACAAATGACTCGCCAAACGTTTTCAATTTAGGATTGACCCAAGTCACTTGGACTGCAAAAGATAGTTCAGGAAACATATCTACTGCAATTCAAAATGTCACCATAACTGACACCACTGCACCAACAATTGTTGCCCCGTCTGACGTCACAGCAGAGGCCACCTCTGCGACTGATAATACCGTATCATTATTGACACCAGAAGTACGTGATATAGTAAGTCAAGTTACTGTGACAAACGACGCACCGGAATCATTCCCGCTTGGCGAGACCATCGTCACATGGACCGCAACTGACGAGTCTGGAAACATAGCAACCGTTCCTCAAAAGGTTGTCATTGTGGATACCACTGCACCAACCATAACAACCCCATCTGATATCACGCTCGAAGCCACGTCAAAATCAGACAATACTGTATTGCTAGAAACACCCGTTGCAACTGATAATGTCGGAATGTCAAGTGTGACAAACGACGCCCCTGATACATTCCAAGTGGGTGAAACCATAGTCACATGGACCGCAACTGATTCATCCGGTTTAATCAGTACTGTTCAACAAAAGATTAACGTAGTGGATACTACCATTCCAATAATTTCAGTATCTGACATCACACTGGAGGCTACAAGTGAGCATGACAATTCAGTTGACCTTGGAAATGTAAAGGCAGACGATCTAGTGGAAATTATTTCGCTGACTAGTGATGCACCTCAAGTATTCTCGCTAGGAGTTACAACAATCACATGGACCGCGACAGATTCATCTGGAAATACGGCAACTGCCACCCAAAAAATTACCATAACTGACACTACTATGCCGTCAATCATCGCACCGTCTGATATCACACTTGAAGCTGCATCGTCTGATGGAAACATCGTATCGTTAGGTGATGCTACGGCATCTGACGCAGTACTGGTGTCATCTGTGACAAACGACGCACCGGAGAAATTCCCACTAGGCGAGACCACAGTCACCTGGACCGCGACAGATTCATCTGGAAATACGGCAACTGCCACCCAAAAAATTACCATAACTGACACTACTATGCCGTCAATCATCGCACCGTCTGATATCACACTTGAAGCTGCATCGTCTGATGGAAACATCGTATCGTTAGGTGATGCTACGGCATCTGACGCAGTACTGGTGTCATCTGTGACAAACGACGCACCGGAGAAATTCCCACTAGGCGAGACCACAGTCACCTGGACCGCGACAGATTCATCTGGAAATACGGCAACTGCAGTTCAGAAGATAACTGTGATCGATACCACTGCACCAACAATTGCAACACCGTCTGATATCACACTTGAAGCTACATCAAAATCAGACAACGTTGTATTGTTAGAGACGCCTATTGCAACTGACAGTGTTGGAGTAGCAAACATAACAAACGACGCACCGGAATTGTTTCCAGTAGGAGAAACCCTAGTTACATGGACTGCAAGCGATGCATCTGAGAACGTCAATACTGTGACTCAAAAGGTTATCGTGGTTGACACCGTTCCACCAAAGTTCGCCAAATTATCTGACGTCACAGTAGAGGCAACAAGCAATGATAATAATTTAGTTTCACTTATGGTTCCACAAGTTTCAGACATTTTGGATATTATCTCGCTTACAAACGACGCACCAGAGAAATTCCCACTAGGCGAGACCACAGTCACCTGGACTGCAACTGATGAATCTGGAAATGCGTCCACTGCCACTCAAAAAGTATCTGTAATTGATACTACGATTCCAACCATAATGGCACCGGCAGATGTCACAATGGAAGCGACTTCTGCTAGCGATAATGTAGTACAGCTAGGCAACGCACAAGCCTCTGACGCAGTAATGGTGTCATCTGTGACAAACGACGCACCGGAGAAATTCCCACTAGGCGAGACCACAGTCACATGGACCGCGACAGATTCATCTGGAAATCAATCCACTATAACTCAAAAGGTTACAATAATTGATACTACTGCACCAAAGATTACTGCCATAGATAGCATAGTCTCAGAGGCAACTTCTCTTGCAGATAACATAGTGTCATTGACTGCGCCTGTTGCAGATGACTCTGTGAGCCAAGTAAAGATAACAAACGACGCACCAGAGAAATTCCCACTAGGCGAGACCACAGTCACATGGACTGCAACTGACGAGTCTGGAAATGCGTCCACTGCCGCCCAAAAGGTTGTCATAGTTGATACTACGGCGCCAAAGCTAAGCATTCCAGATAATATTGTAATTGATGCCGTGTCACTAACCACTCTGGTTACCGTGGGAACTCCTTCCGTTACTGATCTAACTGATATCACACCTAAAGTGACAAACGACGCACCGGAATCATTCCCGCTTGGCAAGACAACGATCATCTGGACTGCGGTGGACTCGTTTGGTAATGAAATCAGCCAGACACAGACAGTTGAGGTCAATGCGTGCGGCAAGCCAGAATCATCGTACAACGTAATGATTGGAAAAGAGATAGATGACATTTTGGTTGGAACTGGCCTTGCAGACTTGATAATAGGCCTTGGCGGTGACGACATAATATTTGGCGAAAAAGGAAACGACTGCATCTTGGCTGGTGATGGCGACGATATAGTGTATGGAAATGAGGGAAGTGATTCCGTTAACGGTGCTGATGGCTCTGATGTTGTAAAGGGGCAATCCGGGGACGACATCCTGATTGGTGGAAACGGTGTAGATGTAATTGATGGTGGAGATGACAATGACTCATGCAGTACCACTCAGAACAGCGAAGATGACGTTATCATCAAATGCGAGTCCTAG
- the hemL gene encoding glutamate-1-semialdehyde 2,1-aminomutase, which produces MKSKDLFNLAKKVIPSGVNSPVRYFEPYPFYVKKARGSSIWDEDGNRYTDFCNGYGALLLGHRNKEVISAVKKQLDIGTMYGAPSAAEIDLSKLIIKNYPSMQKIRLVNSGSEATMTAIRLARGITKKKKILKFEGCYHGAHESMLVKAGSGSAHNGISISDGIPEDFSKNTVVVQYNDIEQLESVISKNKDIAGVIVEPVLANMGLVLPQKNYLKEMRKITKQHNIPLIFDEIVTGFRLGVGGAQEYFGIAPDITTLGKALSNGFVISAVGGRRDIMDQLAPNGKVYEASTFAGNPVSVAAGITSIKTMIALKNKLYPKLEQYCSVLSRTISELADDMQIPHQLNHISSMFQIFFSDSPVVDYKTSKRSDTKKFHRFFHHLLKQGIFIPPSQFETAFFSYAHTADDIEKTVDAYRHALKMVKN; this is translated from the coding sequence TTGAAGTCAAAAGACCTCTTTAATCTGGCAAAGAAGGTAATCCCGTCTGGTGTAAATAGCCCAGTTAGGTATTTTGAGCCATACCCATTTTACGTAAAAAAAGCGCGGGGGAGCTCAATCTGGGATGAGGATGGAAACCGGTACACTGACTTTTGTAATGGTTATGGTGCGTTGCTACTGGGACATCGAAATAAAGAGGTAATCTCTGCAGTGAAAAAACAACTAGATATTGGAACCATGTATGGGGCACCATCTGCAGCTGAAATTGATCTTTCAAAACTAATCATAAAGAATTATCCGTCGATGCAAAAAATTCGTCTGGTAAACAGCGGCTCTGAGGCTACCATGACTGCAATACGCCTTGCAAGGGGAATAACAAAAAAGAAAAAAATTCTAAAATTCGAAGGATGCTATCATGGAGCACACGAATCTATGCTGGTAAAGGCAGGATCCGGCTCTGCACACAATGGGATCTCAATATCTGATGGAATACCTGAGGATTTCTCAAAAAACACCGTCGTGGTACAATACAACGACATCGAACAATTAGAATCCGTCATATCAAAAAACAAAGACATTGCAGGAGTAATTGTGGAGCCAGTACTTGCAAACATGGGACTGGTACTACCTCAAAAAAACTACCTCAAGGAAATGCGGAAAATCACCAAACAACACAACATACCACTGATCTTCGACGAGATAGTGACAGGATTCAGACTTGGAGTTGGCGGTGCGCAGGAATATTTTGGAATCGCTCCTGATATCACAACACTTGGGAAAGCATTGAGCAATGGATTTGTAATATCTGCTGTCGGGGGCAGACGCGACATAATGGACCAGCTTGCGCCAAACGGCAAAGTTTACGAGGCAAGCACGTTTGCCGGAAATCCAGTGTCTGTTGCAGCCGGAATCACTTCCATCAAAACAATGATTGCTCTAAAAAACAAACTCTATCCAAAGTTAGAGCAATACTGTAGTGTGTTATCCAGGACAATAAGCGAGCTTGCAGACGACATGCAAATCCCTCACCAATTAAACCACATCAGCTCAATGTTTCAAATTTTCTTTTCTGACTCTCCGGTGGTTGACTACAAGACCTCAAAAAGATCGGACACTAAAAAATTCCACCGATTCTTCCATCATCTGCTAAAACAAGGCATATTCATTCCGCCGTCCCAGTTTGAGACTGCGTTTTTCTCGTATGCTCACACTGCTGACGACATTGAAAAAACAGTCGATGCCTATAGGCACGCGCTAAAAATGGTGAAAAATTGA
- the hemC gene encoding hydroxymethylbilane synthase: MKKYLLGTRGSQLSISQTNWVVSELKKNNPDCDYEIKTILTKGDTDARPLFTIDQKGIFEKEIDKAVANKEIDFAVHSLKDVPSILMDNLVLGCVPKREEVNDIFISKNNHTLETIPANSIIGTSSLRRAVQVKRKRPDLDVRPIRGNVESRIKKVQDGKFDGIVLAQAGINRIGIDVKHSKLSPVDFPPSPGQGALGIICRADDGGTISMLKTIEDPDSRIAVESERALSTFVESGCRFPVGAHAKVNGSGMNLVVVAYSIDGTKSIIVQQNGSRADPYGLGKSVAEELIQKGVNELALDWREKLEEWNK, encoded by the coding sequence TTGAAAAAATACCTTCTCGGTACTAGGGGAAGCCAACTATCGATATCACAGACAAACTGGGTTGTATCGGAGCTTAAAAAAAACAATCCGGACTGTGATTATGAAATAAAGACGATTCTAACAAAGGGTGATACTGATGCAAGACCGTTGTTTACAATAGATCAAAAGGGGATCTTTGAAAAAGAAATAGACAAGGCAGTAGCAAATAAGGAAATTGATTTTGCGGTGCACAGCCTAAAGGATGTCCCATCCATACTGATGGACAATCTCGTACTTGGATGCGTCCCAAAAAGAGAAGAGGTAAACGACATTTTCATATCAAAAAACAATCATACATTAGAAACAATTCCAGCAAACTCTATCATCGGGACAAGCAGTCTGAGGAGAGCAGTACAGGTAAAAAGAAAAAGACCAGACCTTGATGTAAGGCCAATCCGAGGAAATGTGGAATCCAGAATAAAAAAAGTACAGGATGGAAAATTCGATGGCATAGTTCTTGCACAGGCAGGAATAAACAGAATCGGAATTGACGTAAAACATTCCAAACTATCTCCAGTCGATTTTCCTCCGTCTCCAGGACAGGGTGCACTTGGAATAATCTGTAGAGCAGACGATGGGGGAACAATATCGATGCTAAAGACAATTGAGGATCCGGATTCCAGAATAGCGGTGGAATCAGAGCGAGCACTTTCAACATTTGTGGAATCTGGATGCAGGTTTCCAGTTGGTGCACACGCAAAGGTGAATGGTTCTGGCATGAATCTGGTTGTTGTGGCGTATTCCATAGATGGAACAAAATCGATCATCGTACAGCAAAATGGATCAAGGGCTGACCCTTATGGTTTGGGCAAGTCAGTCGCAGAGGAACTGATACAAAAAGGTGTAAATGAGCTTGCCTTGGATTGGAGAGAAAAGCTGGAGGAATGGAACAAATGA
- the cobA gene encoding uroporphyrinogen-III C-methyltransferase, whose protein sequence is MTGMVYLVGAGPGDPKLITLRAVELIKSADVVLYDRLVSKKIISMIPKKAEKIYVGRDVGDDYKHQDSTNDLMVKFAKSNKNVVRLKGGDPFIFGRGGEEAEYLRKYKVKFEIIPGITSGIGSAIYSGIPLTHRKYSSSVVFVTGHEDPEKTKDAVKWKQLAKSVETIVIMMGLSRIGTITKSLIAGGLAKNTPVAVIQNGTTENHRMVVGTISNIEKKIKQNKITPPSIIIIGNVVKLHKTVGWKK, encoded by the coding sequence ATGACAGGAATGGTATATCTAGTTGGGGCAGGACCCGGGGATCCAAAACTAATCACACTACGTGCTGTAGAACTAATCAAATCTGCAGATGTAGTCCTGTATGACAGGCTGGTAAGCAAAAAAATCATATCGATGATTCCAAAAAAGGCAGAAAAAATCTACGTCGGTAGAGACGTTGGAGACGACTACAAACATCAGGATAGCACCAACGACTTGATGGTAAAATTTGCAAAGTCAAACAAGAACGTAGTCCGACTAAAGGGAGGGGACCCATTTATCTTTGGGAGGGGTGGGGAGGAAGCAGAGTACCTACGAAAATACAAAGTGAAATTCGAAATCATTCCCGGAATAACATCTGGGATCGGTTCTGCAATTTATTCTGGAATCCCACTTACCCATAGAAAATATTCATCCTCTGTAGTATTTGTCACAGGGCATGAGGATCCGGAAAAAACCAAAGACGCAGTAAAATGGAAGCAGCTTGCAAAATCAGTTGAAACAATAGTGATAATGATGGGCCTATCTAGAATCGGCACAATAACAAAGTCCCTGATCGCCGGAGGATTGGCCAAAAACACACCAGTTGCAGTAATACAAAATGGAACAACTGAGAATCATAGGATGGTTGTTGGCACCATATCGAATATAGAAAAAAAAATCAAGCAAAACAAGATCACGCCGCCATCAATAATTATAATAGGAAACGTAGTAAAACTACACAAAACAGTCGGATGGAAAAAATGA
- a CDS encoding uroporphyrinogen-III synthase — protein MISGKTIAITRTKEDAKEFIELASQENAIPIPLPTIELVSKGEKIADDFLDSIKEFNPDYSVFMSPKAVKLLFDVAKNNSKHHELQMAVANTIVVAVGPKTKEALESEGIKVNHMPNRYSSVGVGESFTRLNAVGKKVLIPRSGASTEFLADLLEKIGLIVREIYLYDVKAFSDHSQWKEFTELFLLNKIDGIVYTSVSSVQGFFEIMSHMCEKKDLLKNLEKIQIVAIGPFTAEELKKFNVQTKVADVHTVYGAFDAMKNIFSLA, from the coding sequence ATGATTTCAGGAAAGACAATAGCAATCACAAGAACAAAGGAAGATGCAAAGGAATTCATCGAGCTCGCATCGCAGGAAAATGCAATCCCGATACCACTTCCTACAATAGAGCTGGTCAGCAAAGGAGAAAAGATAGCAGATGACTTTTTAGATTCAATCAAAGAGTTTAATCCAGATTATTCTGTGTTTATGAGTCCAAAGGCAGTCAAATTGCTCTTTGATGTCGCAAAAAACAACTCTAAACACCACGAACTGCAGATGGCAGTTGCAAACACTATCGTGGTTGCAGTTGGTCCCAAGACAAAAGAGGCACTGGAATCAGAGGGGATCAAGGTAAACCATATGCCAAACAGATACTCGTCTGTGGGCGTGGGAGAGTCTTTTACCAGACTGAACGCCGTTGGAAAAAAAGTCCTCATCCCAAGAAGCGGGGCATCCACTGAATTTTTAGCAGACCTCTTGGAAAAAATTGGACTAATCGTAAGGGAAATCTATCTCTATGACGTGAAGGCGTTCTCTGATCATTCCCAGTGGAAAGAATTTACTGAATTGTTTTTGCTAAACAAAATCGATGGTATCGTATACACCAGTGTGTCGTCAGTTCAAGGATTTTTTGAAATCATGTCACATATGTGTGAGAAAAAAGATCTCTTGAAGAACTTGGAAAAAATTCAGATCGTTGCAATCGGACCCTTCACCGCAGAAGAATTGAAAAAATTTAACGTGCAAACAAAAGTTGCAGATGTGCATACCGTGTATGGTGCGTTTGATGCAATGAAAAATATTTTTTCATTAGCTTAA